CCAATCAAAACTATGAAcaattaaatcttttttaataAGAAAAGTAATAAAAAGTACCAATCACTTTGTACCAAGCACCTGCACTTTGCACCCAGTTTCCAGTGCCTAATTTTTGTAAGTACAACCTGCTGGCTTGCACCGGATCTCCCGTAACCGTATTATATAAGTAATCAAAAGTATTACTTGTTCATCTGACTGTATGCATTATGGTTTACGAAAAAATATAGGAGTGAGAAAGCTTTAATGGAAACACCGCTGTCACCTAAACCGATATCAAGCACCAAACGAGGCGGACACGAATAGATCTCTAAATATACCAGGCCTCCATCCGTACGAGGTGATGATGATACCTATACGACATCGTTATAACTAGCTAAGTATTTCAGCCAGGAAAACGGTGGAACTAAACTCAGCAGTCAATTAACGAATGCGCCgttgatatttctaataagTGACATCCGTCTGACGGaggaaataaatgttgatttgATACATTCGGTTTGTTCGTCGTCTGGCAAATTATTTATCGGAAAAAATAACTGTGCATCATTCCCTTTCGATGAGCCCTATTCGACAGCGAAATCGATGTCGTCTATAACGAGCATGTGGAGAAAATGAGAGGAGCGAAATTGGGATAGAGGAGTGTGATAGAATATCAGATTCCAGTGTATACCACAGCGTTGTATGCGTTGTCACGACCCACGCACAACTCGAGAGCGGTCCGGACCTCGTTACCTAAGTTTTGATAATCATGCAGCTTCTatcgtatatacatatattatttACGTAGATACATCGAAGAAACAGAGCACGGCCGCCATTCACTTAGACTGGTTCCGGGTGTTACTAATTCATGGGTGACGTGAGATTGTTTTTACGACAACCGGTCGAGGCAAACGTCGTAATCAGGGGTACTTGAATAAACTATGCATAGAAATAGCCTCTAACGTAGGCCTACATATTTTTTGTGTTCATCATTACGCAGTAAATCAAGTCCAAGAGCAAGGGCAAGTCTTTCCCAGGGCCAACCGTTTACTATAGTTCCTTATGCGtgagaaatatcttttttaagagaaatatcttttttctggTTGAGATCGGGGATTGTGATGGTGCCATGCTTATAAAATCATAAATGCCGCGATGCCTCCACTTTATTTATGGatataaaaagattttgaagcttatatagaaatgatatgGACATTCATGAAATGTTATGCAATagaattgatattgaaatctattAACTACGATCTTGGCGAAAATTAACGATTTTTTATTTGACTTACCGATTAAAACAACACGGTTCATCTTACGGGAATCCTACGTACCACGTTTGTAACATCACCACCAGCAACAGCAGTCCGCTCATAACGTCGCAATACATTTGATTTAACCACGAGAAACAGAAGAATACAAATATCGTAGCTCATTGGCTACTCGACGGGTCACGTGATCATTACCCCTCCAATAAACGAGTAGATAATTGGTTATAGATGGCGCTATTCGTCTGTCTTGGCGGATTCCATCCCGTGCGATATCCCGTTTTCAAACTCTTCCCCTGAAAAAAgtgttcatatatatataaaccggTGTCTAAATCGTACTCGATCATTGGTCGTTCCTCAGTTGTCCGCGTTAGTTTTCAGCCGCTAATCCCAATTTATTGTCCGCAGTATCTATTTGGACATCGTGTATATACATAGAAAATTACTGGGACCGTACACGGTGGATGTATTTTACCGGAGCAATTCGAGCTTCATTAGCTATTCCGAAAGCGCAATTTTCCTGGACATCGTCTCTAATACAAGCCGCTCGGTTGACggtggctgctgctgctgctgctggttttCATCTCTCTATTGACTGATATCACCGCCGAAGTGTTAGCTGAAAGAGCTACGGCGGTATCGGCGCCCCCGACGCTAGCAGAactctctctctactctcgTCATCTACGGCGGAAAATCATAAAAGTCAATACTTGTAATTTGCTATGTAAATCTTATTATTGGCGCAGTGGGTGCAAGTGCGTCCGGAACATAATGAAATTGGGAAGTCAATTGTCTTTTTCGTCGTCAGCTGAGAGTCTTCACGATCAGACATATCATTGCCTGgtaaattgacattttttttctgctaTTAATTCAAGAAActtttctaattttgaatGGTACGCTTGAATGCGATTGACAAATCTCTGCACTCGATGATCTGTTTTTCAATCTACTGAATACTTTTCTGTGGAACCGAATTAATTTCTATTGCCCCTACAACATTTACTGGAGTGCCCCTATCGCCGTTAGTTTTTGTAATCCGAAAAGACGCAATTTCCGGGagtcggaaatcgaagtacaaatTTAGCGCAGGTACTGTCTTCACGAAAAGGACAAACTCAATTCGAAGGCAAGCATCCCAACACCTCAAATACCCCACCCCTAGAGCCAGTCCctataaaacaaaatcaaGTCGAAAATATTCTAATAATTATTTCCtttattattcattcatttaagagCTCATCAAGAGAATACGTGTATACATAATATTTATGCACAATTATCAAATCGCGAATAAAATCGGTTACAAGTTAACAGTATACGATTAACTTTGTACACGTACATGAcgtagtatatatatatatatttacaagagaaatGTTTAAAACACTGGACATTACATACACGATAACCATAATTCTATtgtacaaacattttcaactCGAACCAACACGGTAACAAGCTTTAAATAAACACGAACAACAATGACACAATTTGACACAATTTAAGATTCATTTTCGGAGATGCATAAACAAAAAGGTATGTTCGAGGctcttacagatcagggaatccGATATTCCCTGGCTCTTGACCCAAAATTCCCGGAtaaaattataagatattttcAGTGGGGACTGTTTATTTTCGAGAGCCATTCGTCACCAGCAAGTACAAGAGgccaaaaatttaaattcccCGATTTTTTAGAAGAGTCAGAATTGCAGGGTTTTCTCTACCGAGAATCCATTATTCATTGATCGTTCCTAATCGCCCCGATCTGTAAGAACTCCGGTTATTTGCTGGTTTAATTCTCAGACGAATTGATACCCGCGCAGTCGGCGCGCTAGTTGTATATCACGCGGATATATTGTGACGCGTTTCGCGTGTAGAGCGCACAGTAACGAGTCTTCGAATAAATGTACCAGGTACGCTTCAGCAGCCTGCGAAATAAATCAACATTCATTACTTCCCGACTCGATACATTTTAACGAATAATTGACTCTGAACattcttggagtaatcagtttGATTAATCCAAGGTacaacgtggcagagtctcgcgaGGTTCAAATCTTCGCGCAATGCTATCGGGTTCTAATTCCTGCAAAGGATGAGCATGGCAAAGTCTTGGAATGGCTTGCTCtcagcttggagtaatcatttgactcCTCCAAGCtctcaggttcgaatcccagacTGAAAGGATGGCGATACAGTCAACTCCCGGTTAACCACCACTACCGGCACCTACGTGATTTAGGCGGATAATCGAGGGTGGCCCATgagtgaattaaaaaaattttcattttcttcaagaCACCCGAAATTAACTGAAAACATGTTCATTGTTATCATTAATAAGTTTTGTTATATTATTTAAAACATTCATCAATTTCACTCTGACAAGAGTTGAATACTGGTAGTCCTTGTAGTCCTAGTCCGTTCAAGTGGAGAAGGAGTTAAGAGGACAACATCTGGAGGTGattaacaaaccacattattAGTGTTGACCAACTGTTGCTGACAAGTATATTCAATTAGTACTTCAATACTACACGTGGTTAACATATTCGTTCGTGGATAatccaatgaaaatgaactaattctaattattattatagcAAAATTGTGTGGTCGATTGCAGATATGGAATTAGGCAGAAAATTGGAAGCTgacagcattagttaattcgGAAGTAAGCTTTTACTCGGCGACGGTCAGTAGAGTCGGATAAACGGAGGACGGATAACTGTGAGTCAACCGTATATGGTCGAGACGTTGAACTAATAAGTTATCAGCTCAAAGAAAACATTTCTGACTTTATTTTTCTTCGTTATTGCGGGATTCAGAGAATATAATCAGACTCAATTCACAGCTTAGAAATTTTCGATACAATATTTATAACGAATATCTTCGGCCAACATTATATACCTGACCGAGGATTGATATGTTAGTAGTAATTGTAACTAACCTCTTGTAGCGCAAGAAGGGCAACCGATTGCCACAATAACGGCTGGTGAGAATACAAGTTGTCCGCTATTTCTTTCACCTGCAATTGAATTTACAAAGATCGAGTCGTTTAGAATAGAATGAGATGATTCCAAGGATATCGAAATTGCACAGCGAGCAGGgcggccacttttatttgacatgCATTTTCATGCCCATTGTTTTTACCGACTTGATCTGCAAAGAATCCATTCAATTAATgcagtcaaatatgtaagacacagatggaaactgtttgattttatgcgTGATCTCAACAAATAATCCGgattttttgtttagccttttTTACAAACTCACTAATCCCTGACTtttttaagaaaagaaaatcccTGATTTCCAGTTAAGGGGCCACCCTGACGAGGTTTCCAAACATGATCTGATGAATGTCACTTCTCGAGTAAGACGGTAGGACATGCACATTCGCAAATATCACATAATATTTACATcgattaagaaaatcaattctgatttaaaatgacCAGTTCAAGCTTCGGTTAAATCTTACCAGACGGGAAAACGGTAATTTACGCAGTAACAAGTCGGtggatttctgaaaatgacGGATTTCCAGAAGAGCTCGTGTACCGGGCCTGTAACGTCGTTTTCTTGGTACCGggcctgaaataaacaatcgTCATCAAAAAAACTACAGACTGTGCAGGCGTTTACAATTCGAAATTCTATTTTAGAACAAATCCCTCTCTCTGGCGTGGGTGACATCAGTAGTTGTAGTGTTACAGTCAACTTCGCTTAACTCATATCTTGGTGATTTTTATAAGGATTTCCTCCTAGTCCTGAGAGTGGCCGGTTCGCAGCTCCAAATAAAGTGGAATCAACTGTAGTCTAAGGATTGGGGTTTAGAAACATCTTAACGGCAGTCACTACAAACTGTTAACCCCCTACCTCCTGCTTACAATCTCCAACTCAACTGACCACTGTCACTGACTGGTGACTTACCCACTGATTTTCTGCTCGGTAATTTGCCTTTTTTCTTTGCTGGGCTTTTTGATGATTGCCGCGATCGAGATGGCTGATCCGGATCAGAGTGGGCTCCGGATGAATGACGAGAACGACGAGGGGGGCTGATACTTCCACTTAACCTATCTCGTCCCCGACCAGCACCGGATTCTCCATCATCTTTCGATGTTGACGCACCCTTGTCCAGGCGTTTTTCGGCCACTTTTTTCTTCATAGACTGCGACAGCGGAGTCTTTGACTTATGCCGCACCATGATTTATAGATCTCAAGGGAATAACGGCCCGAAAAAATATTGGAAATGAAGTAGATTTATGTTGGGAAatgtttaaaatttgtatataCGCGTATTCGAAAATCCCGCGATGCGCCACCTAGCGGAAATGCTATTTACCGAAATAGGTGGATTCGCGCTGGGTCGTAACTTAGTCCAGTTTCAGGATGCCAGCACCAAGCGAGCCCGTCGCAATTTTCCGTGCCCTTTTGAAAACACAATGTCGATAtttttcagggaatttttcCAACCGCAATTTATGTAGGGCAATATTTAGCTTACATTCTCTAAATGTCCCCCAGTCCCCGCACCTAATTTCAACATGGGCCTTTTTTGGCACTGCGAGTAATAATAATTCGCGGGACGACCAAACCTAATTCAAATTCCTAAGTGCTCCAATTAGGAAATATATATCCAAATTGAATTATAATAGAGATTATTGAATTGTATGTAGGGACGGTGGGTGCTGACGACTCATGTGGCGAAAAAGTCGATCACTGATAAATGGTGATTCCGATCAATCCACAGTCACTGAATAAATTCCGATAAAAATAACGAAAAATTCTGGCAttgataacatatttttaattatcacagtttgaataattgattTCGTATTACAGACGACCCAGTACAAATTTTACTCATCACGGCTTCACACCCGGTTAAACATAAAATACAGATCATATTCAATGATTATCATCAAATCCCACATAGTACGGATAGGCTAGATGCCAAGTTTTTACAAATTAATGATCTATTGCACAATAGTGACCGGATGTTTGATCGCAATTTTATATCGTCACAAATCATGCATGATTCAACACTTACCAGCAAATCATTTTAGACAGCGAACAGCTTCCGTGTCTTCCgcgaacaaaaaataaaattgtgtTTAAACCATCGATTTGTTATTCGCGCTTAATTTTGCTTCATCGTAATCAAGTGCAGAATTTTGAAGGCTGTGACCAAAACTTAACAAAACAATCCGATTGAGTGGTCATAATTATTCTAATCTAGAGATTTCAATCACTTTTGTggagaaaaataatttctttctccctctctcctgcTTCCCTGAAGTGAAACGGTTATGGTAACTACTATATACtatttaaatatgaaataaaaatccgATTGCTATTGCGCTGTGTCTGAACGTGTACGCTAGTATTCACTCTTAGCTCAGTCAATGTCCActgtattcaaatttaaagCTCAACGTGCAATGTTTTATAAGTATTAACGTGAATgctaacattttcatttgaagcaaccattttgaactgttttgaagtaatttttgaataatttctttttagatattctatattGAAATCCAGGTACCGTATACGTACCTGAATTCGGAAACAATGCATATTCAAAACTTATAATCCCATCCAGATAAAAATGACCCTCATTGTACACCATTAGTGCCGGGTCCAGGGTGTCCACTTTATTTTAGGCCTTTTTCCAAGCCTTGCCACGATTTTGTTGCTCATATCACgcttaatttttcaattctattcttcatgataaatattcatatcattgAGGGACCTCAAAATTTCAAGGAGGGGTATAAACCCCCATGGACACCCCTTGGATCCAGCAAACACCGGTACGCCCCTAATGGAGGCAGTCATATCTGTAGGTCCATATACAGTAGAGTAATTCATCTAAAGCTATTTATACTGTACAAAGCTACGTACAAGTAGTTGAATATACATTGCTGCACTGGCcacatatatttgattatcacAATGTACAATAAGCACCATTAGCATTCACGaagggctggttttatagactactTTTTGCGAAATTTGCCAAGAGATGTGAAAGGAATGGCGGAAATTGACAAAACCGTAAAACCAAGATTTCATCAAATCCAGGACgacatgaatgaaattttatatCACTACGGTTAAAGACTTTGacatatttgataaaaatgcAAGAAAACCTTaattcagtaataataaaaattgaatttaagtCAATATATTAAAAATCCAGCCCTATATTTCAATAGTTTACAAATCCTATTGGGAACACTGAATCAATGCTTACATTGAGCGAGTGACAACATTCAGTTAGTTATTTACAATTCTATTTGGCATTTCTAAAAAATTGAATGGAATACGGAGTACCGTTAATCAACTCTCTCATGATGATCTTTTCAACAAATAAACCTATACACAGTCGgtgtaaaattcataaatcgaagaaaaaaatgtcatattttttacagataaaatatatatacatacgaTTTTCTACATGTTTCTATCATACATATTCATTAAATAAAACATGAACATCGAACAAATCAATGATAACATGGGCATAGCCAGACCCAGGCCTTCACTTTTTTGCCCGAGTTAACACTCATGAGCCCAAATGGGGTCTAAACAGGCAAAACTTGCGATATGATGCAACATGTTGAACATACAATATGTAGACATACTTCATATTTTCGTGCCTGACACTTATAAAATCCTGGCTACGCCACTCGATAAGAACTCGttaaaatatagaattgataACTGGATGGAGATGGTCATCCGACctggtttgaaaaattcaaacaatgAAAATCCTAAGATTCAATTCAACTTTTTGCAGTAAACATTGGCAAACTCGGACATCGGGCTGAATTTTTCCAAATCGAGCAAGTTTTTACTGTATATCAATAATTACCTGTCCAGAGAACATTCAGTTGCAGATGGTCTGAATTCTCTACTGGAGCGTTCATTGAGCATATGCCGTACACAAGCTGCATATCAAAAGTATATGATTGGCATATATAGCTAGGTAGCTAATTTCAATTGACTTATTGTCAACATTTCTAATGATGTTgctgaatgaaaatgaataagaaaattaTATGCGATGGTCTTGTCATTCATTTTATGGCATTTCAGATTGTGTGTATGTTTAAAGAGTTCATTAAGACACCAAGAAGCATCTTTAGGTTTTACCCAGATAATCATAAGATTATGCATTCATGAGAAAGGAGGTATTAGTCTCCAAATACTATGTAATGTATACACAGGACCATGTAAAttttgttcagtttttttGTATATGCTACGTATCGAACGGTGCAACCATTCCCTGTGCCGATATCTATGATGTCAAAAACAGATATCCGATAATTCAAAGACTCCGCCTTTAATTCAGACCCACTTTCGTCCGAAGACTTACACAAAGTTTGCCGTATACATCAATAACGACAACGACGTGAATCATTCGAACGTTTCCCATTTAGGAGACGAGCGCGAAGATGTCGTGTTCGACGAGCTCATCGGTATACTACCGAACGGATCTAAAATCGAGTCATTAACGCTGGAAGATTCTAATACAGTAGATCTAGAAGAAGAGACCTGTATAACAGGCGATTGACGAGGTTTCAGAATCGGCGTAGCAGACGGCGATGATTGTATGAATTGTTGCGACGGCGCGAATGGACTAGTACTGAATggattgttgatattttgaccCGTTTGACCGCCTGACGCGAACTGCTGCTGACCACCGGGGATCATTGGATAGTTCATTACCGGTCGTCCGGACATACCCGCCGGATAGTTCTGGTAACCCACGGCAGACGGCGCCGCTGCGACGTTTCGCGTAAGACTCGCGTTTTTCAGAGTCGTCGAAAAGTTCAAATTCCAGTCTTTGAGAAGATTCTCTTCGTCTTCGAGTTGTTTCGACTTGTTGCTGTCGGTCGACGACGTTTCCTGTTTGTTGACGAGCAGCGGGTCGAACTCGAAGAAGTCGCTTTCGATCGAAGCTTTACGCGGCGCCGGTCGACTCTCGGCCGG
This Tubulanus polymorphus chromosome 7, tnTubPoly1.2, whole genome shotgun sequence DNA region includes the following protein-coding sequences:
- the LOC141908356 gene encoding uncharacterized protein LOC141908356; amino-acid sequence: MVRHKSKTPLSQSMKKKVAEKRLDKGASTSKDDGESGAGRGRDRLSGSISPPRRSRHSSGAHSDPDQPSRSRQSSKSPAKKKGKLPSRKSVGPVPRKRRYRPGTRALLEIRHFQKSTDLLLRKLPFSRLVKEIADNLYSHQPLLWQSVALLALQEAAEAYLVHLFEDSLLCALHAKRVTIYPRDIQLARRLRGYQFV